TTGTTCTTACAATGTGGGCTAATGACTGGCTCAAGAGAACGGGCGGTGAATTTCCGATTCCTATTCGTGAATTTTCAGTATTTTATGGCGCCATTGTAGAAAATGGAGAAATAAGTACAGCAATGAAAGAAAACTTCATTGACTGGCTTTCTTCGGTGACATCAATGGAGCTGCCTGAAATTTTTGAAAAGATATGGTTTGCTTTTGAAGATGTCTTTAAGGATTTGGAAACCGAGTACAGGTATGTCAATATTTCTGATTTGGATCCGAAATATATAAAATATTTTTATATTGCTTAAAAATTTCAGGGCCGGCTGATCTGCTTCCAGGTATTCAGCCAGCCCTGTTATAATCAGCCTGCATTTAAACTCTGGCTACATTTTTTGCCGCATAACCGCGGTCATTGCTCTCAATTTCGAAGTATACCTTTTCACCTTCAGCGAGAGTACGGAAGCCAGACATTGTTATTGAGCTGTAATGTACGAAAATATCTCCCGCGCCATCTGTCTGCTCAATAAAACCATAACCTTTTTTGTCATTGAACCATTTTACAGTACCTTCTGCCAAAATACTTCCTCCTTTTTTCTCTTCTTGATACTCATGGGTATAGGCTTAAGAATATAGTAACTCATTGCCATTATTGGATTTGTTGTATATCGCTTTCATCCTTGATAATGGAATGAAGCTGGAATTCTTTTTTTGGACTCTGATCCGGGATATATATAAGGCTGTGAATATGCATGGACAACCATATGGAAAAAACTATTTAAATTAATACAGAAAGAATAAATATTCAGCCGCGGCTTTCATTTTTATGGTCGGAATCTTTATTTCAAGGGTTTCGAAGGAATGATGAATACGAGGTTTTTCTGCCTTTTATGAGAATACTGTGCAGTATTATAAGGCTAAAGCATACATTTGCTCTTAAAACTTGAGATACTCGTAAAACATGGGCAAATCTTCTATAAAGACTACGACTCTTAGCTTGGATATGGATAGATAACATGCGTCGAAGGAATAAATCAATAAAAAATTGCGAATATCATGTCTTTGAATGCAGTTTTCGCTGTTTCTAATGTGAATGATTCTTGAAAAATCTATAATATAGGTTCTGTTTTTTGAACTTAAGAGCTGCTTACGGTTCTTTAAAAGATAATTATGGCGGCAGTTGATGCAGGCAGGCATGTGTGGTCTGATTCTTACCCGCCCGCATCAATAGAGATTAGTTTGAGCTTAGCTCTTTTACTATGCCTTCCATATAGTTTCTGATTTCATCGAGTCTTGGCTCTGACAGCGCCTCGAATCTTAAGACCAGAGCAGGCTGGGTATTGGATGCCCTGACAAGTCCCCATCCGTCATCAAAAAGAACCCTTGCTCCGTCAATATCAATTATCTTGTGTTTTGATCTGAAGTATTCCTTTGCTTTTTCAACAGTCTGGAATTTTTTATCATCCGGACAGTCAACCCTTATTTCAGGAGTATTGAAAGTCTTTGGAAGGTCAGATATCAGATCGGATAGCTTTCTGTCTGTGTTTGACATTATTTCAAGCAGTCTGCACGCTGCGTATATTGCGTCATCATAACCGAAATACCTGTCTTCAAAGAACATATGGCCGCTCATTTCTCCTGCAAGAGCTGCTTTTTCAGTCTTCATCTTCTCTTTAATAAGGGAATGGCCGGTTTTCCACATGATGGCATTTCCGCCATTTTTCTCTATATCATCATACATGACCTGGGAGCATTTTACCTCGGATATGAATGTAGCTCCCGGACGCCGTGACAGAATCTCTCTTGAGAAAATGACCAGAAGCTGGTCTCCGTAGATGATGTCGCCTTTTTCGCTTATAACGCCTATTCTGTCAGAATCACCATCAAAGCCTATGCCTGCGTCAAGCTTTTCTTTTTTTACAAGTTCAATCAGGTCTTTCAGATTTTTTAGTACAGTAGGATCTGCTTCATGATTCGGGAAAGTCCCATCCATATCGCAATAGATGTCGTGAACCTCGCATCCAAGCTCCCTGAGTACTGGTACCCCAACAACGCCGCCTGTCCCGTTTCCTGCATCAAGACCTATCTTAAGCTTTCTGTTTAGTTTAATATTCCCAAGCAGATATGATTTGTAAGGAGTGACTGCATCAGCATTTTCAGCTTTTCCTGAGCCTTTTTCATAATCTCCGGCAAGAATAAGATCCCTGATTTTCTTCAGATCCTCACCGTGAACGGAGTCAGTTTTTCGGCACATCTTGAATCCGTTGTATTCAGGAGGATTATGGCTTGCTGTGACCATTATTCCGCCTTCAGCCTTGAAATGTCTTATTGAAAAATAAAGCACTGGAGTAGGGCATATGCCTATGTCTACAACATCACAACCTGTGGACATGAGGCCCTGCTTGAGCTTTTCAGTATATGAATTCGAGGTCAGCCTGCAATCTCTTCCAACCATGATTCTTCTGCATCCATGTCTGATTAGGTAAGTGCCTGCAGCTTTTCCAATGTTTATGACATCGTCTTCTGTAAGATCCTCGCCTGCAATGCCTCTGATATCATATTCCCTGAAGATTCCGGGATTCATCGTATTCTCCTGTGGTAATAAGTAAAAAGTTTATAAACGCTATAGTGCTGTTTGCTCTTGATCAGAAGCAATAATGTGTGCCATTGGTGGAGCGATCTTTGAAAAAAGCTCCACAAAGGTTATCTGTATTGATGGACTCGCAAAAAGTCAGAAAAAGGCTTCTGTGTCATGCCTGATTTGATAAGGCATTCAGTATTTTCAGACAGTTAAGGATTCAGACTTCCGGTTTTCACCAGGACAGCCCCCACCGGAATGACTGAAACTGGACTTTTTGTGATCTTGTCAATATTCAAGATGCGTATAGCTTTATTTTATGATTATGCTCCCTGTCATTTCACTTCTATGACCACCGAGTTTCATTACGGCAGATTCGAATTATTCTGACAGATTGTGTCAGATATCATTCTGCTCATGGGTGTGTCAAAATATTTCGTAGGATTCACAAAATCGTATCGTTTATTTGTTATGGAGTGCGTAATATATGCTTGTCATAATTTGCCGTGGTGAGATCCATAGTTTTCAGAAAATAATGCGGCTCAATTTACGTCCTTATTTGTCGCAAGACTCAGCTTTCTCCAGATTTTTTTGATTTCAGGCTTCCATTTTGGATGGCTGAGTGCTTCACCCCTCCAGAATGCTCCTGAATCTACAAGCTCTTCCAGAGCTTTCCAGCCTGCCTCATAATCAAACTGTTTCCACATTGTCCCTGCCTTGTAAATAAACGCAGGTTCTCTTGCAGATATAAGGCCGGAC
This genomic stretch from Desulforegula conservatrix Mb1Pa harbors:
- a CDS encoding phosphomannomutase/phosphoglucomutase encodes the protein MNPGIFREYDIRGIAGEDLTEDDVINIGKAAGTYLIRHGCRRIMVGRDCRLTSNSYTEKLKQGLMSTGCDVVDIGICPTPVLYFSIRHFKAEGGIMVTASHNPPEYNGFKMCRKTDSVHGEDLKKIRDLILAGDYEKGSGKAENADAVTPYKSYLLGNIKLNRKLKIGLDAGNGTGGVVGVPVLRELGCEVHDIYCDMDGTFPNHEADPTVLKNLKDLIELVKKEKLDAGIGFDGDSDRIGVISEKGDIIYGDQLLVIFSREILSRRPGATFISEVKCSQVMYDDIEKNGGNAIMWKTGHSLIKEKMKTEKAALAGEMSGHMFFEDRYFGYDDAIYAACRLLEIMSNTDRKLSDLISDLPKTFNTPEIRVDCPDDKKFQTVEKAKEYFRSKHKIIDIDGARVLFDDGWGLVRASNTQPALVLRFEALSEPRLDEIRNYMEGIVKELSSN
- a CDS encoding cold-shock protein produces the protein MAEGTVKWFNDKKGYGFIEQTDGAGDIFVHYSSITMSGFRTLAEGEKVYFEIESNDRGYAAKNVARV